The Candidatus Cloacimonadota bacterium DNA window GCGATCAATGTTCATAATACGAATGGTTCGATAAAAATAACAGGTTGGGATAAGAATTATCTGGAAGTTTATGCGATCAAAAAAACAAATAAAAGTTGTTGCGAATTAGAAAAAGTTCACATCAATATCAATGTGGAGAAAGGTCTGACGATCAATACCAGAAATCATTCTGACGATCCGGGTGTGATTGTGAACTATGTAATAAAAGTTCCGGATAAAGTCTATATCGGTGATGTAACTACTAATGAAGGAAAAATAGTTATCAAGAATGTTGCAGGTTCTTTAACTACATACAAAATAAAATAATTGAAGGAGGAGTGATGAAAAAGAAATCGTTACTTTTAGTGGTTGTCATTATTTTGGGAAGCTTTTTGCTTTATTCCCAGACAACTGTTGATTCTGAAGAAATTCAGAAAGAAGTTGATGAAGCTATGAAAGAAGTACAAGAGGCAATGAAAGAAGTCGAAAAGGAAACTGGAATTACAGTTGACTTGAATTTAAAAGGTGAAGATTATTATACTAAACCTTTTATGGGAGTTTATTATGAGGATCTGACAATGAAAAAAGCCAGGGAACTTGGTTATAACCAATTCTATGGGATTTTATTGACCGGTATTGTAAAAAATTCTCCTGCCAAATATTATAGACTTCTCGAAGAAGATATTCTGATGAAGATCGATGATGACAAAGTTTTAGATAAATCTAAATTTGGTAAACTTATAGATGCTCATTATGTTGGAGATAAAGTAAAATTGACCATTTTCAGAGACGGTCAACAGAAAGTTATAGATTTTATGTTCGGAGCCCGAAACAAGATCATCAATGAAAAAGGTGAATTGGTCGATAAACCCGAAACTGTTAAAAAAGAAGAAGAAAAAATTAAGAAGAAGAAAAGACTTTCTGTCGGACACGGAGGAGGAGGCTGGTATCCGATCTGGTTCATGCCTGATTTTGAAGAATTTAATTTGATGCTGGCTGAGCTCGAATTCCAGACAGAAACTTTTCCTGAAAAAGGATTTCTGATGCACGGCGGTGGTGGCCAGGGAAATGTTGGAAAAGGATGGTTCATAGGTGGAATGGGAGCT harbors:
- a CDS encoding PDZ domain-containing protein encodes the protein MKKKSLLLVVVIILGSFLLYSQTTVDSEEIQKEVDEAMKEVQEAMKEVEKETGITVDLNLKGEDYYTKPFMGVYYEDLTMKKARELGYNQFYGILLTGIVKNSPAKYYRLLEEDILMKIDDDKVLDKSKFGKLIDAHYVGDKVKLTIFRDGQQKVIDFMFGARNKIINEKGELVDKPETVKKEEEKIKKKKRLSVGHGGGGWYPIWFMPDFEEFNLMLAELEFQTETFPEKGFLMHGGGGQGNVGKGWFIGGMGAGYSNKETTKHDWTHYVENQEVTKTVSRTAEYKISYGGVTLDKRFALSKKIVGSFGMMLGWGNTQYKIQQYDKNQDLDNFDFGGDLNDQMDNYYDYVSTLKMNNDYMLFQPKFMLMYRILDWLSLRAEAGYMKSYSAKGWKGVWNGESVKVENEPKLDMDGITLVVGPWFGF